gccacgtgtcgcctgtcGCACCTGCCGCCACTAGTCAGGGGGTCCTTTTTGACGTTTTTATCTGCAGATAGTCTTTTTTGACAATAGCGTTCGGCAGGGGGTCCTTTTAGACAAAAAATCTTCAAAACCCACGccgaaggaaagaaagaaagaaaggaaaacaaaacCTTCCCTGCTGCGCGCAGACGGACGCAGGACGCAGGACGTCGTACGTGCGATACGAGAGCAGGGGAGTTGGTGGCGGGCGGGAGGGCCGATGTTGGCGAGGGTGGTCGCGGCGGCCGTCCTGGCGCTCGCCGCCGTCGTGGCCTCGGcgtccgcggcggcggccggcgacgacacTTATCCGGTGCGGTGGGAGGTCGGGTACATGACGGTGGCGCCGCTCGGCGTCTCGCAGAAGGTTCGCGTGCAAGGAACAACAactgatctctctctccctctccctctgtgTGTGTGATGTTGATTCCGTCTTCGGgcatgttcttgtgttcttgaaacTTCAGCAAAAAAAAAGGTGTCCTTTTGAATCGTTGTTGACGTTGTTTTGAGGAACTCGTGTTGGAAATGCTGCCTTTGCCTgttttccttctccttccccccgtgTTGCTAATTTCGCGGCCTCGAACGCACGATCCCGTCGTGCTGCCTTCGGTTCCTCTTGCAGGGGGGCGTTGATCTGATGGATTTTTGTCTTAATTGTTTTCAAGGAATTATTTTATCGTTGtaggcaaaataaataaatatttctACGTGGGTTTTTGTCTTAATTTGAGACAGAGTGACGGCCTTAAATCTCGAAATAAATCTGTAGCGGCATCGCGATTTTCTTGTCCTAAAAATAGCAAGTTGCCCTATGTGTACTTGACTTTTCATAGATCATCAATCTTTTTGGGGGTTGGATTACTGCCTCTCTTTCTCGAGGTTCTAGCATTAATTTCTTGGAAAAATTAGGTTTTGTTTTTACATAAAATTCGTTTGTTCGTTTACTCATGCCAAGTAGGAGTATTTTTTCTGCAGCTCCCTTCAAAAAGAAAGGGATTTTTTTACATAATTTATTTATTCATATCCGGTGTGGATGCAAAATTACAAGTAGATGATAAAATTTTTTTTTGCAGGTGATTGCAATCAACAACCAGTTCCCTGGGCCACTCCTGAACGTGACAACCAACTGGAACGTGAGGGTGAACGTCCAAAACAACCTGGATGAGCCTCTCCTCCTCACCTGGTTTGTATTCTACCATCCCAGATTCAAAATAATTATTTATTCTGCATCGCAATTCTTTTCCATTCTTTAGCTATATATATGTTGGAATGTGCACAAATTTGTGAACATGGCGTGCGAATGAAGGAAATGTACAGCTACATCTTTAGTAGTTTCTGTTATCTGTGACGAATTCCCATCTTTAGCTGTAGTCCCATTTGCATGGTCGCAGGTACTATTAGGCATTGTGTCACGCAAATGCTTTCTCTATTTGGGGACGTTTATAAGCTTATTAATACGATCATGCCATGGCATAACCATATGTGCACATCACTATGCTTTTTCCCATGGATTTGCTCAGCTCATCTGTGGACAATTCTCTGTATCATTAGCCCATGCATTTATTGTTGCAGAAAATGTTAACTTCTTTCACTGTCTCTGTAGTTTTGTACAGCCCTTTCTTTCAATACGTATTTCCTGCACATCTAGTAAGCGCTGTTCTACATATAACAAACAACACGTCAACACTTGAAATGCTTACTCATAAGTAAGTTTGGAGATGGTAAAATGCTACTTCTCGAGGGCCCTTTCTGCACATTCCAACATTTAAATGCGCATATGGAGGTCATTGCGCGCCAATTCTGATCAAGTGAATAACTGGGAGTGCTCTCATCTCATATGTATGGCTGGCAGGGATGGCATCCAGATGAGGATGAACTCATGGCAGGACGGCGTCGCCGGCACCAACTGCCCAATCCCTCCCGGATGGAACTGGACCTACCAGTTCCAGCTCAAAGACCAGATCGGAAGCTTCTTCTACTTCCCTTCTCTCGGCCTCCAGCGGGCTGCGGGCGGCTACGGCCCTGTAACCGTCAACAACCGCGCCGTTGTGCCCGTCCCCTTCAACCAGCCTGATGGCGACATCACCTTGTTCATTGGAGATTGGTACACCAAGAGCCACACGGTAAGTCCTGATTCTTCGGTTGCAATATTcagtttagtttttttctttttgcgaaaAATGTTCAGTTTATTGTCTGTCAGTGTTTCATAAATAGTCTGAGAGAACACTGAGTTCTTGACCCCTGACACTGTCTTTCTTGATTCCTGGCAGAAGCACAATACCATATAGAGTTGATACGTATTGTTCTTCTGGCAAGATATAGAGAAAATCAATCTAGTATTGATTAGAAATTCATTTCCCAGTTTATTCTTGCCTTAGACCGATAATAATTGGCAAGGGAATAATATGTTTTTACAGCAATAAATACAAGTATATCATCCAATGAGTTGTCTGATCCATGGACTGTGATTTTCTTAAACACTTTGCCTTTGTGCTTGAGAGGTGCTCTCTGTCACTTGCAGGAACtgagggacatgctagatgatggcAAGGATCTTGGGATACCTGATGGGATTCTGATAAATGCAAAGGGCCCTTACAGATATGACACCACACTGGTTCCAGAAGGCCTTCAATATGAGATTGTTGGAGTTGAGCCAGGTAACTTGTCTTTGATCACAAAAAAGAATGACCTTCGAATCTGCACTTGTATATGTGCCCAACTCTCATATTTTCTGGATTATTGTATATTCCTGGTTTAAGCTAGTTATGCATACCAAGTTGTAGTCGACAGCAATTCAATGTCTCCAGGTATGGTGAATATAATTATGAACTGTTTGAGTTAGAATTTGGCGAAAATGTGACTAGAAAATGAAGTGTATCTAATGCTGAGCACAATAGTATGGCATATTATCCTTGTTACAAAATGGTCAGATTTATTACATTTCTTAGTGTGACTTGGAAATTGCACGAGTCAAGGAAACAAGATTAGAAAATTCTAGCTACACTAGGATATCAGTGTCAAGATTGTTAACATACACCTTCCTGATAGTTATTAGCACCACTGCTCCCGAACTCTTTATCATATGAAGTATAATACTCCAAAACCCCAATGCTCTAAACAGGCAAAACATATCGCTTCCGCGTTCACAATGTTGGCACCTCAACCAGCCTGAACTTCAGAATCCAGAACCACAACATGCGTCTCGTAGAGGCTGAAGGAACATACACTTATCAGCAGAATTACACCAACCTCGACATACATGTCGGACAATCATATTCTTTCTTGGTGACCATGGACCAAAATGCAAGTACAGACTATTACATCGTGGCAAGCCCGAGGTTTGTGAGCAGCGAAGCTCGCTGGCACGATGTCAATGGTGTAGCAATCCTGCAGTACTCAAACTCCAAAGGCAGTGCTTCTGGCCCCCTCCCTGATGGTCCAGATGACTTCTACGACAAGTACTATTCCATGAACCAGGCAAGGTCTATCAGGTTAGTGACTGATGGGTGACTTGACAACATTGCTGTAATAATATTTTGTTCATGTAACTTAGGAACATGATTGTTCTTTACCATCAACTCTTGAAACTTGTCTCCATGATGAGTCCTTGCATTGTTGTTCCAGGATGAATGTGAGTTCCGGTGCTGCACGTCCAAATCCACAGGGATCATTCCGCTACGGCTCGATCAACATCACGCAGACCTTTGTGTTGAAGAATGAGTCACCCTTGCGCATTGACGGGAAGCGTCGAAAGACGATAAACAGAGTGTCGTACTCACCTCCTGAGACTCCACTGAGGCTTGCTGATCTCCACAACCTTACAGGGGTCTACAAAACTGACTTCCCCACAATGCCAAGCAATGCGCCACCAAGGATGGCTTCATCTGTGCTAAATGCTTCTTACAAGGGCTTCCTCGAGATGGTCTTCCAGAACAATGAAACCGATGTTCAGACCTACCATCTGGATGGTTATTCATTCTTTGTAGTCGGGTATGCAACATTCTTTGTAGGATACACTTTGCATAGTCTTTAAACCAGCGAGTAGTTACTCATGTAAATGGGCACTGTCATGTTGTGGAATTCCAGGATGGACTATGGTGAGTGGACGCCAAACAGCAGGGGTTCATACAACAAGTGGGATGCCATCTCTCGCAGTACTACACAGGTAAAAGACATCATCTGACCATCATGTGTCAAAGCCATACTACACTTGTGAAGACAAATGCATTCATGGTCATTCTGATACacaattttctctcttttttcttttctttttccattCCAAATCAACATCAGGTCTTCCCGGGAGGGTGGACTGCTGTTCTGGTGTCGCTCGACAACGTAGGCATCTGGAATATACGTGCCGAGAAGCTGGACAATTGGTACAATGGGCAAGAGGTTTATGTGAAAGTTGCTGATCCACTGGGCTACAACGTCACCGAAATGATCGCTCCAAACAACACTCTCTACTGTGGTCTGCTGGAACACTTGCAAAAGTATGTCCTGAGCTGAAACACTTGATTTATCCTCTACTGCACCCCTGCTCTTGCGCTGCAATTTCTTACTGTGCCTTTTTATTGTGAAAACCTTTCAGGCCACAGATACATGAGACAAGCAAGAAGTCATCAGGGCATGCCGTGGCTCGATGGAGCACCCAGCTTCTCGCAACCGTGTCACTGATTGTCACAGCTGTGATTTGCAGTTAAATTTGACAAATTGCTAAAAGTTGTTAGTTAGGAATTGTGGGGATTGATAGAACATACATGGGGACGTCAACCATATACAGACTGTAACAGGATGCGTTTTAAATTTTCCTACAGATTCTAATGGTGACTATTAAGTTCCTGAGAAGCACTTTGCGCAAAGGCCAAAGTATTTATACTTGGAAATGAAACGCTGTTAGTTTCTTTACTTGTACGTGTTCTCTTCTAGTCCTTGATGCTTGATTTACTGGTGACTGCTGCTAACCTATGAGCAATTGGAATTTAGACTGAATTTTCTGCATGATGAATGCATTTGCATAAATATGTATACCCGAGCAGTGCAACAAATGCAATTTCATTGATGGATATACTCGTGGACATGTTTTCATCGATCAGTTGTTAAGTAGATTTGGCACTTGTAAACCTGTTTGTTAAGAAAAAGGAAACTCACATGATCAGGCTTTAGAAAACAAGATGACCTTGTTTATTCCTGTCAAAGTAGCGGACAGTGGAAAGAtcaatactccatccgttcacaaaTAGTATAAGATATTCTAACTTTTTTCTAATttggatgtatatagacgcattttagtgtgtttcttcACTCATTACTCATTTCAGTtcgtgaatggagggagtacttattaaGAGTTTGCATCTCCATCGACACCCACACTCCCTTTCGACCTCTCAACGACTCCGAATAGAGGAGGCAAGTAGGTGCCTTAGCCTCCTTTCAGTTTCTGCAACTCAAGAGCCTCATCTTCACTTGAAGCAACTTCTTTGATTCGACTGCTTATGACCACCTTATTCCATTGAAATTATTGTGGCCTATTAAGCCTTCTAGTTCTAGGTCCATCCAAACATCTGTATTCTTCAAATCATCGAGTACAAGCATGCATTCTCTGTTGCAATGTTCACCCAAGGATTTCTACGAGATCTCTCCCGCTAATTGTATCAGATGGGCATGCACCTTTCAGGATGTTCCGAATCATCTTCCCTTATGATCGCATACACATCCAACTTCTGTGACACTGTGATCCAAATATGACAATCAAAGCAGTCAAGTCTTTATGCTCTCATCTTCACAGATGTCATTGACAAGAGTGGTTATCATAGATCGTCCCATGCATGCCCCAAAGGGTGATGACCGAGGTCCAACTTGTTCTTGCAGCTAACCATTGTATCAGCATTATTTTTCTCCTTCAATGCCCACCGTCTCATCAGCTGGGTAAGGAAAGATAAAGAGGAGTCTTCAGTGTTGGTTGAAACTCTACTACCACCAGGCAGTTGAATCTCATACTGAACACGCAAATTCCGGAGATTCCACAGTCGTAAGCAATAAAAAATATCACATTGCGCTTTTAAGTCTACAAGCTTTACTTATTCAAAAGCTAGATTACATTTCTACAACAGAGGAACATAAATATACCACACTTAGTCCTTCAGTTCGAGTAACTTAAGTTACTCAACTGAACATTGGTGACCAGCTGAGTGGTTAGTGATTAACACATTCTCAAAACACAACAGCGTCGCCATTTTCTGGCCCGTCAATTTCCTAAAAGAAGAAAAACGATGCAAAATTTTGGTACATCATACATGGGCGACTAATTGATACACCCACTTCTGGAAGATCTTGTCGCAATCGGCAAACAAACTGTCAACATGCGTTGTGAGAGCATATGCCATCTGCTGGCTTGTACCAGGCATGCTGTCGCCTCCTCcagaagaaacaaaagaaaatgcaTAATGCGACAGAGATATGATGAGTCCATTAACTCAAGACCATGGTGATACGCCTGCTGCGTGATTGTATTAGTAGCTGCTGAGCGACTCCATTGACTCAGGCGTACAGGTGTGTTTTTTCATTTCTGATGTGGCGATAGATGATCTGAGGAAACTCTTATCTTATCCATGTCTCCATGGTGATTAGTACTCTACATCCAAAGCTGTCATCCTTTTTATGCCAAAAAATGCTGCCATCATTTTGCCTGATTGCCTAAAAGCAGTTTGACTTTCAAGAGCTTGACCTTGGCAAGGGAAGTTTACAACATCTATGGAGTACACAGTATGTTGCAAAGTCAGTCATCTTCTAGCTTTCGACAAATTGTCATCCCGTCCCCAATTGGCACCTACAAAGGTGCCCACCCTTTGTTAATTAAGATCAAGTACTAGATAACACATGAGAAGGATGATGCGCTGAATCATAGTATAAGCATATCAAATAAAATTTTGAAACAGCTGAACAAATACAGATATACTATGCACAaagtaaaatactccctccgtcccatgatATAAGATCGTTTTGCAAGCTATATGATGGGGCGGAGGGAGTAAATCCTAAGGTCCACAAGATATGTATGACAGCAGTATGAACATGCCACAATATCAGGAAAATAAATTTCTGAAATTTGGTTATGTACTGCACTGGCACTGCAATACTACGACACATCATTGCTGGTGCCCCTCACATGCTCTAAACAACAGACTAAAGTACAGATATCCCAAGACTTTACAACCAACAGTTGAAAATGGTGACTAATAAGTAAAcaagtgtcaaaaaacatcttatattttcaTATGGAGGGAGTATGAGATAGACAAGacgtatgagagagagagagagagagaaagagagctaCCATGCTGATAGTGACACGTTTATCCTCCAAAAGTTTCTTATTGAAATCCCTTATACTGATAGTCTTTGGGTCATTCACCTAAGGAAAAAATGCCAAAAGTGTTATCTAATCTAATATAAAATCTCCATGTAACACCTTTTTTATCATGTCAAAGctcaaaagaaaggaaaagaactCACTAGCGGATCAGCAACCCTTCCATACCACAGGACATTGTCCATTACAATTAAACCACCAACTCTTACCTGAAACATAACAAACATAAATACATATATTTTATCTCATCATATAGAAAACataagacccaaagtggtcggacccttccccagaccctgcgcaagcgggagctacatgcactggggctgccctttaTATAGAAAACATAAATGCTACGGTCGCTGTATGGAAATTGTAGCTAAAATCATAAAAGGTTTGCCATGGGGAATCTTGTATGAAACTACGAGAGGATACTATGGCAAACATAAGCTGAAAGACTACAGGTATTATATCTGAACGAGCAAACCAAAATCTTACTAGCTTAAGTAGAAGCTCAAAATATTCCTCGTACATTCTCTTGTCTGCGTCAACGAACGCAAAGTCATAACTAGAAAAACAAATGATTAGTTAAAACATGCAACGATCAACTAATAAGATGAAGGGTTATACCATACAAAAGTTATTATACCTGGAAGCTTCACCACAGTCGAGCAATGACCTTAGGGAATCTACAGCTAAAGCATGCTTGACATCCACCTAAGCAATTTTTAGGCAGGTAAGAACAGAATCTAGCATACAAGACTACACATTAGTCCTTGAATACTGGTATGCTACACACTCTAGGGGATCCCAAAAAGAGACAAATTTCGATTGTGAGTTTTAGAAAATAAAAAGGAggcaattattattattatttaacccTAGACCTACCTATGAAACAAATGTGATGTATTACATGTTGGTAATCCTAAATGCAGAAAGTATAGCTACATAAGTCCATACAAGGTTAAATAAATCTAATAACATAGGCGTGGAAAATAAATAATAATGAATAAAGGAGGGAGCAATGAAACTAAAAAGAAGGTTTCGTTGTCCTCCTCACTTCTGATTTTCCCTCCATTATCTAAATGGTTGAGAAATTTAATGTTAAACCACAAAATATGTTGTCCAACGTGCTGAAAGTTACATGCAATTAACTGAAATTACATGCTATGGACCATGAAGTAAACTACAAGTAGATAGAATGATGTAGTTAAGTTGTTACCACCAACTGATCATATCAAGCAAGAGGCTGAAAATAATTACCTTGTGTGCAACCCCAGCAAGCTGATAGTATCTCTTGGCAACTTCTAGACACCTTTCATCCCTTTCACAAGCAACCAAACGACCTGATTCAGGAAGTGCTAATGCGACAGCTAGTGACGAATATCCCTGCAAGAAGATtgagcaatgctaaaataagcGCAGTGCATTTCCAACAATCTTGTTACTTCTGTACAAGAGTATCTCCTTCACAAGGTATGAAATGATTATCAGTAAGTGCAGCACTTGACAAGTTGACATGCACAATGCACAATCCATGGGTATTATTGTCAAAATACTGTTCAAGGGAGGATGTAAAATCAGGCTTTCAGTACAGAAAAATACCATTTGAATACCATTCGAAGGTTTATTGTGCATATGCTTTTGGAAAAATACAGTGCCC
The sequence above is drawn from the Triticum aestivum cultivar Chinese Spring chromosome 7A, IWGSC CS RefSeq v2.1, whole genome shotgun sequence genome and encodes:
- the LOC123147370 gene encoding monocopper oxidase-like protein SKU5, which translates into the protein MLARVVAAAVLALAAVVASASAAAAGDDTYPVRWEVGYMTVAPLGVSQKVIAINNQFPGPLLNVTTNWNVRVNVQNNLDEPLLLTWDGIQMRMNSWQDGVAGTNCPIPPGWNWTYQFQLKDQIGSFFYFPSLGLQRAAGGYGPVTVNNRAVVPVPFNQPDGDITLFIGDWYTKSHTELRDMLDDGKDLGIPDGILINAKGPYRYDTTLVPEGLQYEIVGVEPGKTYRFRVHNVGTSTSLNFRIQNHNMRLVEAEGTYTYQQNYTNLDIHVGQSYSFLVTMDQNASTDYYIVASPRFVSSEARWHDVNGVAILQYSNSKGSASGPLPDGPDDFYDKYYSMNQARSIRMNVSSGAARPNPQGSFRYGSINITQTFVLKNESPLRIDGKRRKTINRVSYSPPETPLRLADLHNLTGVYKTDFPTMPSNAPPRMASSVLNASYKGFLEMVFQNNETDVQTYHLDGYSFFVVGMDYGEWTPNSRGSYNKWDAISRSTTQVFPGGWTAVLVSLDNVGIWNIRAEKLDNWYNGQEVYVKVADPLGYNVTEMIAPNNTLYCGLLEHLQKPQIHETSKKSSGHAVARWSTQLLATVSLIVTAVICS
- the LOC123147372 gene encoding O-methyltransferase MdmC; translated protein: MRRWAVSPSLPPAAFASATLGLGVGPPQARTLASAATPPPLGHCSPPCPRRPRRRRSLCSSSAAASAATTALAVEEARRGRKQLGMDPPLYDYLLSNVREHPVLRDLREETASMRGSQMQVSPAQAQLLAMLVQILGAERCIEVGVYTGYSSLAVALALPESGRLVACERDERCLEVAKRYYQLAGVAHKVDVKHALAVDSLRSLLDCGEASSYDFAFVDADKRMYEEYFELLLKLVRVGGLIVMDNVLWYGRVADPLVNDPKTISIRDFNKKLLEDKRVTISMVPIGDGMTICRKLEDD